The following proteins are encoded in a genomic region of Arcobacter suis CECT 7833:
- the dnaK gene encoding molecular chaperone DnaK, which yields MSKVIGIDLGTTNSCVAVYENGEAKIIPNKEGKNTTPSIVAFTDKGEVLVGDPAKRQAITNPEKTIYSIKRIMGLMMDEPNAKAAQSKVGYKIVDRSGAAAVEIGGKVYTPQEISAKILSKLKADAEEYLGQAVTDAVITVPAYFNDAQRKATQEAGTIAGLNVLRIINEPTAASLAYGLDKKGEEKVLVYDLGGGTFDVTVLEIGDGTFEVLSTDGNAFLGGDDFDNAIIDWLAKEFKDENGFDVKNDKMALQRLKDAAENAKKELSSAESTEINLPFISMGSAGPVHLVKSLTRAKFESMTEHLINETLEHIKTALKDAGLKKEEIQEIIMVGGSTRLPKANKVVRDFFGKDLNKGVNPDEVVAAGAAVQAGVLKGDVKDVLLLDVTPLSLGIETLGGVMTKLIDKGTTIPVKKSQVFSTADDNQPAVSIHVSQGEREFARDNKSLGMFELSDIPAAPRGVPQIEVTFDIDANGVLNVSAKDKGTGKENKITISGSSGLSDAEIEKMVQEAEANKEADAKKKAVIEVRNQADALLHSTKKTLEENESAVSEEEKKAIIDAAADLEETLKDDNATKEDIEAKLKTLTEKSHKLAEAMYKKEGGEAGAQPNQKAKKDDDDVIDAEVE from the coding sequence ATGAGTAAAGTAATTGGAATAGATTTAGGAACAACAAACTCTTGTGTGGCAGTTTATGAAAATGGTGAAGCGAAAATCATCCCTAATAAAGAAGGGAAAAATACAACTCCTTCAATTGTTGCATTTACAGATAAAGGTGAAGTTTTAGTAGGAGATCCTGCAAAAAGACAAGCGATTACAAATCCAGAAAAAACTATTTATTCAATCAAAAGAATTATGGGTCTAATGATGGATGAGCCAAATGCAAAAGCAGCTCAATCAAAAGTTGGATATAAAATCGTTGATAGAAGCGGAGCAGCAGCTGTTGAAATTGGTGGGAAAGTTTATACACCTCAAGAAATTTCTGCAAAAATTTTATCAAAATTAAAAGCAGACGCAGAAGAGTATTTAGGTCAAGCAGTAACTGATGCTGTTATTACAGTTCCTGCATACTTCAATGATGCACAAAGAAAAGCAACTCAAGAAGCTGGAACAATTGCAGGTTTAAATGTACTTAGAATTATCAATGAGCCAACAGCTGCTTCATTAGCTTATGGTTTAGATAAAAAAGGTGAAGAAAAAGTTCTTGTTTACGATTTAGGTGGAGGAACTTTTGACGTTACAGTTTTAGAAATTGGTGATGGAACTTTTGAAGTACTTTCAACTGATGGAAATGCTTTCTTAGGTGGAGATGACTTTGATAATGCAATTATTGATTGGCTAGCAAAAGAGTTCAAAGATGAAAATGGTTTTGACGTTAAAAACGACAAAATGGCATTACAAAGATTAAAAGATGCTGCTGAAAATGCTAAAAAAGAGTTATCATCAGCTGAATCAACAGAGATTAACTTACCATTTATTTCAATGGGAAGCGCAGGTCCTGTTCACTTAGTTAAATCATTAACAAGAGCAAAATTTGAGTCTATGACTGAACATTTAATTAATGAAACTTTAGAGCACATCAAAACTGCACTTAAAGATGCTGGATTGAAAAAAGAAGAAATTCAAGAAATTATTATGGTTGGTGGATCTACAAGATTACCAAAAGCAAATAAAGTTGTTAGAGATTTCTTTGGAAAAGATTTAAATAAAGGTGTAAATCCTGACGAAGTTGTAGCTGCTGGGGCTGCTGTTCAAGCTGGAGTTTTAAAAGGTGATGTTAAAGATGTATTATTACTAGACGTTACTCCTTTATCTTTAGGAATTGAAACTTTAGGTGGAGTTATGACTAAATTAATTGACAAAGGAACAACAATTCCAGTTAAAAAATCTCAAGTATTCTCAACTGCTGATGATAATCAACCAGCTGTTTCTATTCACGTTTCTCAAGGTGAAAGAGAGTTTGCAAGAGATAACAAATCTTTAGGTATGTTTGAACTTTCAGATATTCCAGCAGCTCCAAGAGGTGTTCCTCAAATTGAAGTAACATTTGATATTGATGCAAATGGTGTTTTAAATGTAAGTGCTAAAGATAAAGGTACTGGAAAAGAGAATAAAATTACAATTTCTGGTTCATCTGGATTAAGTGATGCAGAAATCGAAAAAATGGTTCAAGAAGCAGAAGCAAACAAAGAAGCTGATGCTAAGAAAAAAGCTGTAATTGAAGTTAGAAATCAAGCTGATGCTTTATTACATTCAACTAAAAAGACTTTAGAAGAAAATGAAAGTGCAGTTAGCGAAGAAGAGAAAAAAGCTATTATTGATGCAGCTGCTGACTTAGAAGAAACATTAAAAGATGATAATGCTACAAAAGAAGATATTGAAGCTAAATTAAAAACTTTAACTGAAAAATCTCACAAATTAGCAGAAGCAATGTACAAAAAAGAGGGTGGTGAAGCAGGTGCTCAACCAAACCAAAAAGCAAAAAAAGATGACGATGATGTTATCGATGCTGAAGTAGAGTAA
- the grpE gene encoding nucleotide exchange factor GrpE, with protein sequence MSEEKKEELIQEEITEQEVQAEVVVEETPKEETLEDKIASLEQQLKDSEDKYLRVHADFENIKKRLEREKYQAIDYASEKFAKDLLAPIDSLEMALQSANVDLAAAELLGKLKEGIELTIKNFNTTFEKHNISKIETDGEFDPNVHNAVMQVDSADHESGQIVNELQKGYMLKDRLLRPAMVSIAN encoded by the coding sequence GTGAGTGAAGAAAAAAAAGAAGAATTAATACAAGAAGAGATAACTGAACAAGAAGTTCAAGCTGAAGTAGTAGTTGAAGAAACACCTAAAGAAGAGACTTTAGAAGATAAAATTGCTTCTTTAGAGCAACAATTAAAAGATAGTGAAGATAAATATTTAAGAGTTCATGCTGATTTTGAAAATATCAAAAAAAGACTTGAAAGGGAAAAATATCAAGCTATTGATTATGCAAGTGAGAAGTTTGCAAAAGATTTATTAGCTCCAATTGATAGCCTTGAAATGGCATTACAATCAGCTAATGTTGATTTAGCTGCTGCTGAATTATTAGGAAAATTAAAAGAAGGAATTGAACTTACAATTAAAAACTTCAATACTACTTTTGAAAAACATAATATTTCAAAAATTGAAACTGATGGTGAGTTTGACCCAAATGTTCACAATGCAGTTATGCAAGTTGATAGTGCAGACCATGAGTCTGGGCAAATTGTAAATGAATTACAAAAAGGTTATATGTTAAAAGATAGACTTTTAAGACCTGCAATGGTTAGTATAGCAAACTAA
- a CDS encoding heat-shock protein, with the protein MLDKKEFLLQSIIRAYIEHLEPIGSTQLKSMYDITYSPATIRGYFKKLGEEGYLAQEHISSGRTPTTEALKQYWQSKLNFKLKGVNLRALEYFASNIGLSVFIKKEKSDILKDILNVENRYMILEFSSFAISVKYSDALYRFLNDMIGLDLKDITKVSKDVGAYEVYESINQTLQNSDFQIFNYKEFLNLALNYDFDEYTINSFLKGQILDELKEGLYFDKLLPANYIGICNYCKINNEDVKMLVIGELPKDYEYFYEKITTF; encoded by the coding sequence ATGTTAGATAAAAAAGAGTTTTTATTACAATCTATTATTAGAGCTTATATTGAGCATCTTGAACCAATTGGTTCAACTCAATTAAAATCTATGTATGATATTACTTATTCACCCGCGACTATTAGGGGTTACTTTAAAAAGTTAGGTGAAGAAGGTTATCTTGCACAAGAGCATATCAGTAGTGGAAGAACTCCAACAACTGAAGCTTTAAAACAGTATTGGCAATCAAAACTTAATTTTAAACTAAAAGGTGTAAATTTACGAGCTTTAGAATATTTTGCTTCAAATATAGGGCTGTCTGTTTTTATAAAAAAAGAGAAATCTGATATATTAAAAGATATTTTAAATGTAGAAAATAGATATATGATATTAGAATTTTCTTCATTTGCTATTAGCGTAAAGTATTCAGATGCACTTTATAGATTTTTGAATGATATGATAGGTTTAGATTTAAAAGATATTACAAAAGTTTCAAAAGATGTTGGTGCTTATGAGGTTTATGAATCTATAAATCAAACTTTGCAAAATTCAGATTTTCAGATTTTTAATTATAAAGAGTTTTTGAATTTAGCCTTAAATTATGACTTTGATGAATACACAATAAATAGTTTTCTAAAAGGTCAGATTTTAGATGAATTAAAAGAAGGGTTATATTTTGATAAATTATTACCTGCAAATTATATTGGAATTTGTAATTACTGTAAAATCAATAATGAAGATGTAAAGATGTTGGTTATTGGTGAGTTACCAAAAGATTATGAATATTTTTATGAAAAAATTACAACTTTTTAG
- a CDS encoding TAXI family TRAP transporter solute-binding subunit: MKNIYKLTLLGILSTPVFSSQFITIGTGGVTGTYYPTGGAICRFVNQYKKESKIRCSVESTDGSLYNLNTLKNGELDFGIVQSDIVYQASKGEGAFKDVKFPKLRSVIAIYPELLTLVTKKDSNINKLLDIKGKRINLGNSGSGNETTALALFEESGINKNDLKQVGTFSASEMPDALKNNIIDGYFYMVGHPTANIKDAANSTDIKIIPIDNNILDSLIEKYPYFTKGYIQAGTYRGQENDIPTFGVKAVLVTNENVNEHTVYLLVKAILENFDEFKKLHPAYENLTKESLLNGLSAPLHEGAKKYFEEAGLIK, from the coding sequence ATGAAAAATATTTATAAACTCACTTTACTTGGAATATTGTCAACACCTGTTTTTTCATCTCAATTTATAACTATTGGAACTGGTGGAGTAACAGGAACTTATTATCCTACTGGTGGTGCGATTTGTAGATTTGTAAACCAATATAAAAAAGAATCAAAAATAAGATGTTCAGTTGAATCAACAGATGGTTCTTTATATAATTTAAATACTTTAAAAAATGGAGAACTTGATTTTGGAATTGTTCAATCGGATATTGTTTATCAAGCTTCAAAAGGCGAAGGTGCATTTAAAGATGTAAAATTTCCTAAATTAAGATCTGTTATAGCGATATATCCTGAATTATTAACTTTAGTTACAAAAAAAGATTCAAATATAAATAAACTTTTGGATATTAAAGGAAAAAGAATTAACTTAGGAAATAGTGGAAGTGGAAATGAAACAACTGCTTTAGCTTTATTTGAAGAAAGTGGAATTAATAAAAATGATTTAAAACAGGTTGGTACATTTAGTGCTTCTGAAATGCCTGACGCTTTAAAAAACAATATAATTGATGGTTATTTTTATATGGTTGGGCATCCGACTGCAAATATAAAAGATGCAGCAAATTCTACTGATATAAAAATAATTCCTATTGATAATAATATTTTAGACTCTTTAATTGAAAAATATCCATATTTTACAAAAGGTTATATTCAAGCAGGAACTTATAGAGGCCAAGAAAATGATATTCCTACATTTGGGGTAAAAGCTGTACTTGTAACAAATGAAAATGTTAATGAACATACAGTTTATCTTTTAGTTAAAGCTATTTTAGAAAATTTTGATGAATTCAAAAAATTACATCCAGCTTATGAAAACTTAACAAAAGAGTCTTTATTAAATGGTTTATCCGCACCATTACATGAAGGAGCTAAAAAATATTTTGAAGAAGCTGGATTAATAAAATAA
- the truA gene encoding tRNA pseudouridine(38-40) synthase TruA, with translation MNLKFTLAYDGSLFQGSQKQPNGMTVEDKLLKAFKKINIETNIVLSGRTDKEVHATGQVFNCFVPDFWSDFLKLKEVLNKNLPTSIKISKISKVKDDFHSRFHAKKRVYRYLITTKPTTPFNDKFITYVKNVNEELLKKAIKEFIGIYDFKYFHKTGSDKELTKREIFDAKFYKYKDIYVFQFTANSYLRSQIRLMVGFLLAINDNKQSIENLKEQLNLKKHIFKTPAIANGLYLAKIKY, from the coding sequence ATGAATCTAAAATTTACTCTTGCTTATGATGGAAGTTTATTTCAAGGAAGTCAAAAACAACCAAATGGAATGACCGTTGAAGATAAACTTCTTAAAGCATTTAAAAAAATAAATATTGAAACAAATATTGTTTTAAGTGGAAGAACAGACAAAGAAGTTCATGCAACAGGACAAGTTTTTAACTGTTTTGTACCTGATTTTTGGAGTGATTTTCTTAAACTAAAAGAGGTTTTAAATAAAAATCTTCCAACTTCAATTAAAATATCAAAAATATCAAAAGTAAAAGATGATTTTCACTCAAGATTTCATGCAAAAAAGAGAGTTTATAGATATTTAATTACTACTAAACCCACAACCCCTTTTAATGATAAATTTATTACTTATGTTAAAAATGTAAATGAAGAACTTTTAAAAAAAGCTATAAAAGAGTTTATTGGTATTTATGATTTTAAATATTTTCATAAAACTGGAAGTGATAAAGAGTTAACAAAAAGAGAAATTTTTGATGCAAAGTTTTATAAATATAAAGATATTTATGTTTTTCAATTTACTGCAAATTCATATTTAAGATCTCAAATTAGACTTATGGTTGGATTTTTACTTGCAATTAATGATAATAAACAAAGTATTGAGAATCTAAAAGAACAGTTAAATCTAAAAAAACATATTTTTAAAACGCCTGCAATTGCAAATGGGCTTTATCTAGCAAAAATAAAATATTAA